Part of the Gramella sp. Hel_I_59 genome, CCAGCTCCACCAATTATTAAATAGTTTAATTTATTTGAAACATTGTTTTTTCGAACTCCACCATTACGCTCGACACGAGAATACAAAGTTTCCTTAGTGCCTTTATTGAGTTCTCCAGTAATGCAGACCCATTTCCCATGTATCGGTTCTTTTATTTCGATAGGATTGATCTTGCTGAAGGAAATGCCCGTTGTGTCTTCTTTTATTGTAGACATCAATTTCTTATCATTAAGCTCTACAAATTCTTGAAAAAAAGATTTTATAGATTTAATTTCTTCATCATCGATCACTCCATCATCCAAGATATCAGAAAGAAGTTTGTATAATTCGGCGTATGGATATATTTCCGAAAGGTGTTTATTCTTTTCAATCCATCCATACAATTCTATAACCTCAAGATCTTCTATAAC contains:
- a CDS encoding BRCT domain-containing protein, which codes for MEGILMDQKVTKGEINELNKWCVHNQGLGHMNPFKDFLHTIQHRILTESDKLDTLEDIYWLSQQYQENNIYYNAVTSDMQTLQGICHGIISDGVIEDLEVIELYGWIEKNKHLSEIYPYAELYKLLSDILDDGVIDDEEIKSIKSFFQEFVELNDKKLMSTIKEDTTGISFSKINPIEIKEPIHGKWVCITGELNKGTKETLYSRVERNGGVRKNNVSNKLNYLIIGGAGSPAWTFASYGRKVEDVISRQKKGHDIKIIKENDFYEYLERTGS